From Enoplosus armatus isolate fEnoArm2 chromosome 23, fEnoArm2.hap1, whole genome shotgun sequence, a single genomic window includes:
- the sf1 gene encoding splicing factor 1 isoform X1, with protein sequence MATGANATPLGKLHPSIGAKRGFDAGPGAGNGLMPTPGPPASFPSLQAFQPSMPNASFPQSLQFNPGTSFSTQVQQQPTGVGGLAKPDFGQKKSRKKSRWSSETPDQKTVIPGMPTVIPPGLTRDQERAYIVQLQIEDLTRKLRTGDLGIPVNPEDRSPSPEPIYNSEGKRLNTREYRTRKKIEEERHSLITEMVGLNPDFKPPADYKPPATRVNDKVMIPQDEYPEINFVGLLIGPRGNTLKNIEKECCAKIMIRGKGSVKEGKVGRKDGQMLPGEDEPLHALVTANTMENVKKAVEQIRNILKQGIETPEDQNDLRKMQLRELARLNGTLREDDNRILRPWQNSEPRSITNTTLCTKCGGAGHISSDCKYTSSFAAHRATGGEPPQSAQDKARMDKEYLSLMAELGEAPVPTSGGGHSGNQGGAPRTSGPNNNQPPPQNRPPWMSSGPAESRNFHGMHGGPGGHGGPHSFPPPMPNMGGPPMPPNPNGLPPPWMQPPPPPMGQGPGPHGHPMGLLPPPMGMMPPPPPPPSNQPPPPPSGPLPPWQQQAPPPPPTSSMATSTPLPWQQNTTTTSSPGTGTLPPWQQPQQSAASGAQPPPPMGTPSMVPPPPGVQPPLPPGAPPPPPPPPPGSTGMMYAPPPPPPPMDPSNFVTMMGMGVPGMPPFGMPPAPPPPPPQN encoded by the exons ATGGCCACGGGAGCAAATGCAACTCCTTTAGGGAAGTTGCACCCCAGTATTGGCGCTAAAAGAGGATTTGACGCAGGGCCTGGTGCTGGGAACGGGTTGATGCCAACACCGGGGCCGCCCGCATCCTTTCCTTCGCTACAAGCTTTCCAGCCCTCGATGCCAAACGCATCTTTTCCACAGTCGCTTCAGTTCAATCCGGGGACGAGCTTTTCGACCCAGGTTCAACAACAACCAACCGGAGTGGGCGGACTAGCCAAACCAG ATTTCGGTCAGAAGAAGTCGAGGAAGAAGAGTCGCTGGAGCAGCGAGACTCCCGATCAGAAGACTGTCATACCGGGCATGCCCACTGTCATTCCCCCTGGACTGACCCGGGATCAAGAGAGAGCCTATATAG TCCAACTGCAGATTGAAGACCTGACTCGTAAACTGCGTACAGGAGACCTGGGAATCCCTGTTAACCCTGAGGACAG GTCCCCCTCTCCGGAGCCCATCTACAACAGTGAGGGCAAGCGGTTGAACACCCGCGAGTATCGCACGCGGAAGAAGATCGAGGAGGAGCGCCACTCCCTCATCACTGAGATGGTTGGACTCAACCCCGACTTCAAGCCTCCTGCAGACTATAA GCCTCCAGCCACCAGAGTCAACGACAAAGTCATGATCCCCCAAGACGAATACCCCGAAATCAACTTTGTTGGGCTGCTGATCGGGCCGCG CGGTAATACGCTGAAGAACATTGAGAAGGAGTGCTGCGCCAAGATCATGATCCGGGGCAAAGGTTCGGTGAAGGAGGGCAAGGTGGGCCGGAAGGACGGGCAGATGCTGCCAGGGGAAGACGAGCCCCTGCACGCCCTCGTCACCGCCAACACGATGGAGAACGTCAAAAAGGCCGTGGAGCAG attCGCAACATTCTGAAGCAAGGCATTGAGACGCCCGAGGACCAGAACGACCTGCGGAAGATGCAGCTGAGGGAGCTGGCCAGACTCAACGGCACGCTGAGGGAGGACGACAACAG GATCCTGCGTCCTTGGCAGAACTCCGAGCCACGCAGCATCACCAACACCACCCTCTGTACCAAGTGTGGCGGAGCGGGCCACATCTCCTCTGACTGCAAGTACACCAG CTCATTCGCTGCCCACAGAGCGACGGGTGGCGAGCCTCCTCAGTCAGCCCAGGACAAGGCCCGCATGGACAAGGAGTATCTGTCCCTCATGGCCGAGTTGGGGGAGGCCCCGGTCCCCACGTCCGGTGGAGGACACTCCGGCAACCAGGGAGGAGCGCCTCGCACCTCAGGACCCAACAATAACCAGCCACCGCCG CAGAACCGGCCTCCTTGGATGAGCTCTGGTCCGGCCGAGAGCAGGAACTTCCATGGTATGCACGGAGGGCCTGGTGGCCACGGCGGACCCCACAGCTTCCCTCCCCCTATGCCCAACATGGGAGGCCCCCCTATGCCGCCCAACCCCAACGGCCTGCCTCCCCCCTGgatgcagcctcctcctcctcccatggGCCAGGGTCCAGGACCTCACGGACACCCAATGG gTCTGCTGCCCCCGCCGATGGGCATGATgccgcctccccctcctccccccagcAACCAGCCGCCTCCTCCCCCTTCCGGGCCCCTGCCGCCTTGGCAACAACAggctccacctccccctccaaCCAGCAGCATGGCAACCAGTACGCCGCTGCCCTGGCAACAGA ATACCACCACCACATCAAGCCCTGGCACCGGCACCCTGCCCCCATGGCAGCAGCCCCAGCAGTCCGCAGCCTCCGGAGCCCAGCCCCCACCACCCATGGGCACCCCATCCATGGTGCCGCCTCCCCCGGGCGTCCAGCCCCCGCTGCCCCCGGgcgcccctcctcctccccctccaccccctccggGCTCCACTGGCATGATGTATGCCCCGCCGCCACCCCCGCCGCCCATGGACCCTTCCAACTTTGTCACCATGATGGGAATGGGGGTACCGGGCATGCCCCCCTTCGGCATGCCCCCTGCTCCCCCGCCGCCTCCACCCCAGAATTAA
- the sf1 gene encoding splicing factor 1 isoform X2, with protein sequence MATGANATPLGKLHPSIGAKRGFDAGPGAGNGLMPTPGPPASFPSLQAFQPSMPNASFPQSLQFNPGTSFSTQVQQQPTGVGGLAKPDFGQKKSRKKSRWSSETPDQKTVIPGMPTVIPPGLTRDQERAYIVQLQIEDLTRKLRTGDLGIPVNPEDRSPSPEPIYNSEGKRLNTREYRTRKKIEEERHSLITEMVGLNPDFKPPADYKPPATRVNDKVMIPQDEYPEINFVGLLIGPRGNTLKNIEKECCAKIMIRGKGSVKEGKVGRKDGQMLPGEDEPLHALVTANTMENVKKAVEQIRNILKQGIETPEDQNDLRKMQLRELARLNGTLREDDNRILRPWQNSEPRSITNTTLCTKCGGAGHISSDCKYTSSFAAHRATGGEPPQSAQDKARMDKEYLSLMAELGEAPVPTSGGGHSGNQGGAPRTSGPNNNQPPPNRPPWMSSGPAESRNFHGMHGGPGGHGGPHSFPPPMPNMGGPPMPPNPNGLPPPWMQPPPPPMGQGPGPHGHPMGLLPPPMGMMPPPPPPPSNQPPPPPSGPLPPWQQQAPPPPPTSSMATSTPLPWQQNTTTTSSPGTGTLPPWQQPQQSAASGAQPPPPMGTPSMVPPPPGVQPPLPPGAPPPPPPPPPGSTGMMYAPPPPPPPMDPSNFVTMMGMGVPGMPPFGMPPAPPPPPPQN encoded by the exons ATGGCCACGGGAGCAAATGCAACTCCTTTAGGGAAGTTGCACCCCAGTATTGGCGCTAAAAGAGGATTTGACGCAGGGCCTGGTGCTGGGAACGGGTTGATGCCAACACCGGGGCCGCCCGCATCCTTTCCTTCGCTACAAGCTTTCCAGCCCTCGATGCCAAACGCATCTTTTCCACAGTCGCTTCAGTTCAATCCGGGGACGAGCTTTTCGACCCAGGTTCAACAACAACCAACCGGAGTGGGCGGACTAGCCAAACCAG ATTTCGGTCAGAAGAAGTCGAGGAAGAAGAGTCGCTGGAGCAGCGAGACTCCCGATCAGAAGACTGTCATACCGGGCATGCCCACTGTCATTCCCCCTGGACTGACCCGGGATCAAGAGAGAGCCTATATAG TCCAACTGCAGATTGAAGACCTGACTCGTAAACTGCGTACAGGAGACCTGGGAATCCCTGTTAACCCTGAGGACAG GTCCCCCTCTCCGGAGCCCATCTACAACAGTGAGGGCAAGCGGTTGAACACCCGCGAGTATCGCACGCGGAAGAAGATCGAGGAGGAGCGCCACTCCCTCATCACTGAGATGGTTGGACTCAACCCCGACTTCAAGCCTCCTGCAGACTATAA GCCTCCAGCCACCAGAGTCAACGACAAAGTCATGATCCCCCAAGACGAATACCCCGAAATCAACTTTGTTGGGCTGCTGATCGGGCCGCG CGGTAATACGCTGAAGAACATTGAGAAGGAGTGCTGCGCCAAGATCATGATCCGGGGCAAAGGTTCGGTGAAGGAGGGCAAGGTGGGCCGGAAGGACGGGCAGATGCTGCCAGGGGAAGACGAGCCCCTGCACGCCCTCGTCACCGCCAACACGATGGAGAACGTCAAAAAGGCCGTGGAGCAG attCGCAACATTCTGAAGCAAGGCATTGAGACGCCCGAGGACCAGAACGACCTGCGGAAGATGCAGCTGAGGGAGCTGGCCAGACTCAACGGCACGCTGAGGGAGGACGACAACAG GATCCTGCGTCCTTGGCAGAACTCCGAGCCACGCAGCATCACCAACACCACCCTCTGTACCAAGTGTGGCGGAGCGGGCCACATCTCCTCTGACTGCAAGTACACCAG CTCATTCGCTGCCCACAGAGCGACGGGTGGCGAGCCTCCTCAGTCAGCCCAGGACAAGGCCCGCATGGACAAGGAGTATCTGTCCCTCATGGCCGAGTTGGGGGAGGCCCCGGTCCCCACGTCCGGTGGAGGACACTCCGGCAACCAGGGAGGAGCGCCTCGCACCTCAGGACCCAACAATAACCAGCCACCGCCG AACCGGCCTCCTTGGATGAGCTCTGGTCCGGCCGAGAGCAGGAACTTCCATGGTATGCACGGAGGGCCTGGTGGCCACGGCGGACCCCACAGCTTCCCTCCCCCTATGCCCAACATGGGAGGCCCCCCTATGCCGCCCAACCCCAACGGCCTGCCTCCCCCCTGgatgcagcctcctcctcctcccatggGCCAGGGTCCAGGACCTCACGGACACCCAATGG gTCTGCTGCCCCCGCCGATGGGCATGATgccgcctccccctcctccccccagcAACCAGCCGCCTCCTCCCCCTTCCGGGCCCCTGCCGCCTTGGCAACAACAggctccacctccccctccaaCCAGCAGCATGGCAACCAGTACGCCGCTGCCCTGGCAACAGA ATACCACCACCACATCAAGCCCTGGCACCGGCACCCTGCCCCCATGGCAGCAGCCCCAGCAGTCCGCAGCCTCCGGAGCCCAGCCCCCACCACCCATGGGCACCCCATCCATGGTGCCGCCTCCCCCGGGCGTCCAGCCCCCGCTGCCCCCGGgcgcccctcctcctccccctccaccccctccggGCTCCACTGGCATGATGTATGCCCCGCCGCCACCCCCGCCGCCCATGGACCCTTCCAACTTTGTCACCATGATGGGAATGGGGGTACCGGGCATGCCCCCCTTCGGCATGCCCCCTGCTCCCCCGCCGCCTCCACCCCAGAATTAA
- the sf1 gene encoding splicing factor 1 isoform X3, translating into MVGLNPDFKPPADYKPPATRVNDKVMIPQDEYPEINFVGLLIGPRGNTLKNIEKECCAKIMIRGKGSVKEGKVGRKDGQMLPGEDEPLHALVTANTMENVKKAVEQIRNILKQGIETPEDQNDLRKMQLRELARLNGTLREDDNRILRPWQNSEPRSITNTTLCTKCGGAGHISSDCKYTSSFAAHRATGGEPPQSAQDKARMDKEYLSLMAELGEAPVPTSGGGHSGNQGGAPRTSGPNNNQPPPQNRPPWMSSGPAESRNFHGMHGGPGGHGGPHSFPPPMPNMGGPPMPPNPNGLPPPWMQPPPPPMGQGPGPHGHPMGLLPPPMGMMPPPPPPPSNQPPPPPSGPLPPWQQQAPPPPPTSSMATSTPLPWQQNTTTTSSPGTGTLPPWQQPQQSAASGAQPPPPMGTPSMVPPPPGVQPPLPPGAPPPPPPPPPGSTGMMYAPPPPPPPMDPSNFVTMMGMGVPGMPPFGMPPAPPPPPPQN; encoded by the exons ATGGTTGGACTCAACCCCGACTTCAAGCCTCCTGCAGACTATAA GCCTCCAGCCACCAGAGTCAACGACAAAGTCATGATCCCCCAAGACGAATACCCCGAAATCAACTTTGTTGGGCTGCTGATCGGGCCGCG CGGTAATACGCTGAAGAACATTGAGAAGGAGTGCTGCGCCAAGATCATGATCCGGGGCAAAGGTTCGGTGAAGGAGGGCAAGGTGGGCCGGAAGGACGGGCAGATGCTGCCAGGGGAAGACGAGCCCCTGCACGCCCTCGTCACCGCCAACACGATGGAGAACGTCAAAAAGGCCGTGGAGCAG attCGCAACATTCTGAAGCAAGGCATTGAGACGCCCGAGGACCAGAACGACCTGCGGAAGATGCAGCTGAGGGAGCTGGCCAGACTCAACGGCACGCTGAGGGAGGACGACAACAG GATCCTGCGTCCTTGGCAGAACTCCGAGCCACGCAGCATCACCAACACCACCCTCTGTACCAAGTGTGGCGGAGCGGGCCACATCTCCTCTGACTGCAAGTACACCAG CTCATTCGCTGCCCACAGAGCGACGGGTGGCGAGCCTCCTCAGTCAGCCCAGGACAAGGCCCGCATGGACAAGGAGTATCTGTCCCTCATGGCCGAGTTGGGGGAGGCCCCGGTCCCCACGTCCGGTGGAGGACACTCCGGCAACCAGGGAGGAGCGCCTCGCACCTCAGGACCCAACAATAACCAGCCACCGCCG CAGAACCGGCCTCCTTGGATGAGCTCTGGTCCGGCCGAGAGCAGGAACTTCCATGGTATGCACGGAGGGCCTGGTGGCCACGGCGGACCCCACAGCTTCCCTCCCCCTATGCCCAACATGGGAGGCCCCCCTATGCCGCCCAACCCCAACGGCCTGCCTCCCCCCTGgatgcagcctcctcctcctcccatggGCCAGGGTCCAGGACCTCACGGACACCCAATGG gTCTGCTGCCCCCGCCGATGGGCATGATgccgcctccccctcctccccccagcAACCAGCCGCCTCCTCCCCCTTCCGGGCCCCTGCCGCCTTGGCAACAACAggctccacctccccctccaaCCAGCAGCATGGCAACCAGTACGCCGCTGCCCTGGCAACAGA ATACCACCACCACATCAAGCCCTGGCACCGGCACCCTGCCCCCATGGCAGCAGCCCCAGCAGTCCGCAGCCTCCGGAGCCCAGCCCCCACCACCCATGGGCACCCCATCCATGGTGCCGCCTCCCCCGGGCGTCCAGCCCCCGCTGCCCCCGGgcgcccctcctcctccccctccaccccctccggGCTCCACTGGCATGATGTATGCCCCGCCGCCACCCCCGCCGCCCATGGACCCTTCCAACTTTGTCACCATGATGGGAATGGGGGTACCGGGCATGCCCCCCTTCGGCATGCCCCCTGCTCCCCCGCCGCCTCCACCCCAGAATTAA